The sequence ACTTTAGTCAAGATCAAAATGTTCAACTACTCCCAACTCAAAAATTTGAACCAGTGATTTGTTCTGCGATAATAATCTCGAGCAAGCTTAAAAGAAAGGAAACGTCATGAGTGCAAACTTTGAATACCACTacattgaacttgaaaatgtctAGCATCTTCTTGATGTGCACGTAAGGTCTTCATCTCACACAGGATCCTCAGAATATATGCACAATGTCATATGCAAATCTTTCGTGTGTTAAGGAATTATAGGAATGTATTATAGGATAAAACACAATGCAAGTTATGATATGTAGATGTACATAGAAACCACACAAGATATGCAAGGAAAATATTGGGACTCATGCTGCTAATTTATCTCTgcaaaagatttttaaaaacttGTTTTGGTCAAGTTTTTCAGAACTTTTTCCCGGAGAAACTGTCACCTTTTTGAGTTGAGAAGTCTTCtcttaaaagaaaacaaaaagggcCGAGAACACTTAAAACACTTCCAAAAATCTTACAATTATGCATACATGTTTTTGTTCCAAACAATTTTTTCCTCAACAAAAGCAGTTAGTTTAGGAGAGAGGATAATATGTTGACAGCTACTCTTAACCTGATGATATCTGTACATTCATTCCTATCTTGTTGCTATGATAGTAAAACTTGAAGAAATTGACAACAGACATACTTCTTGGGACAGGGGAAGAGGACAAAATAGTTCAGATAGTTTTATTTAGGGAGGGAAAAAATGCACAAGTCTATCTTTCATAAGACTACAACAGACAAGGATACGTCCAGAAGAGCACAAATGACtgcaaagaaaagaaacaatgtCAGTTAAGTGTCAAATTAAGGGTAGAAAGCTAGATTAACAACTTGAAATCATAATGTAATGATAGTAAATTCCCCTCAGCAATCAAGCAGTGGAACTGTTATGTTGGATACTATATCAAAACTAAAAGGTAGTTCATAGGCTacaaacacctagaaatcaacCCCTTGTCCACAGATAGCCAGGAAACTATTTCTTTATTAGTTGCCAAAAAAAAGACCTAAAAACAAACCCATCACCCTAAAATTAATCAAGAAGATCCACAGGAATACTGACAAACATGATTCTGATCAACAAAATCTCATCAACATTGATAAAAAGTTCCAATAATTAAGTAACTTAAAAGAGAAATTTGAAGAAAGAAAGTTAAGATGATATGAAAAGAATTCATAACTGGAAAATGAATGAGAATAAACTTCCATAAGGGTATTAAAGAAACAGGCAGAAAAAGCGAGGCAGGATAGACAAATTAATCAGGGCTTCAAAAAAATATCACTCCctccgttttaatttatttgtcatgttttgACTTGgcatggagtttaagaaagtaaagaagactttcaaatcttgtggtcttaaattaaagatatgtcAAATGTAACAAAGTGCCCTTTAATCTTCTGGTCTTAAATATGCCCTGCGGAAAGTTAATGTTAAAGAGTTACCAAAGaaggaaagagatattcttgttgaaacatactaaaaaggaTAGGACtaacaaattgaaatggagggGGTATGATTTTGAACGAAAGTAATTGTTTTACAATATTCTATCCTTTTAACCTTGTGCAGGTGATTGAGCAGGCAGATGAATTATTTCTAGATGAAGGGTCAGAATAAATAAAGAATGTATGAAGAAGAGATCTTATTATGAATGTAAAGAAGTTACCATAAGACCGCCAAAAAATCCATCAAGCAAGACTCTGTTCCAGCTGTCAAAGTAGGAGTGGATTGAAAACTTGGCCTTCGCCGTGAGTGCAACTGAAGTTATTGCCATGacaaggaaataaaatataaatcctGTCAAGCTAGTAAGTCCCAGAATGCCGGCAATGACACCACCAATGATTGCCATGAATGTGCGGCTGAACAACAGAATGCTCAATGTAAATGGAGATATCCAATGACAAGGAAGAAAATCTACTAGCTTAGAAAGACGAAAAGAACCCATTTTCTTGTTAATATATGATTGATTGCCTGTCtcaatcatatttttatttatccttCTGCTCCAACTCTGTGATCAAGTATTACATTTCTTTGTCGACAGTTGCAACACAGAGCTcagatttatttgtttatttttcctttttttagatAAGTTAATGGAGCTTGGGGTTGCTTTGCTGTAGAGGCAAAATGACGAGGGTAGTCCCAGGACTTCCGCTAGCATTGGAAACAGGTATTAACTGTTCAATTACTCAAAAAGCTATTACTTTACTGatcaaaaagaaattattcaAAACTACGACTAATTCATTAATTGTaagtttaaaagtttaaattcgCCATTAATATGATTACAATCTGCAGTTCTTGGTTTAGGGCATTAGTTTGTTTAATTGGTGATTGAGGTACTTGTAGGACTTTACAGAGATAAAAAACGGATATAGGACTATACGTATCTCCTCTAGCAATTACAGGCAAGCATACAACTGTACCAAGGGCAAACGCACTTTCTGTTTAAGGGCAAGGAGTAATAGTCTTGGGTGAAAGGAAGATAGGAAGAAATCAAGGACTGCAACCCAATTGGCCAAAATACATACTAATCATACCAATGTAGAAGTGTAATCCCACAGATGTAAAGAAGCTAGCACTGAGGCTACTTAATGAGGTAAGTTATCTAATTAAACTGATACCATATTCTTTATTCTATATCCTAGTGACGTTCCACCGAAATGATGCCTCAGTGAAAGAGTTAAAGCTACATGAGTATATAATCCCTAATTTCAACCAGTTGTTCAGTTGGGCTAACATCAGTGTCACATAATTGAGGATGAAATTCACATTGATAGTCTGTATCAACCTACATCCAGACTTTATAAGAAAAATCAGCTAAATTGTTACTATCCAAAATCATCAAGGAACTATAATTTCAGTCCACCTAAATATGGTGTCAAACTCAAACCAACCTGTAAAGAATAACTTTCATGTTGTTTTGCATATTCTCAGCATTGAAAGTGGGCAAATCATCCATACCACTGGTCGACTTTTCTGTAGATCCGTTCGAGTTATCATGCCCAGTCATCACGCCTTTTTGCAATTCTACAGcaaacatcaatataataagAATAGAGAAGTTGAGATGTAGATCGAGAATAGAACTTTGTGGTCACTCACTATCTCAGTTAGAAAGAAGATTgaattcatcaacataacaaaataatttaccCAAGATATCCTATAAGATAATGAAATACATAAACATTCAGATGTTCTTCCATGGATGTCATATTCAGTTCAATTCAAACTCTTCCCGTTACAATTGATTGATTCTATGATCATAACTAAGAAGTCGAACCATAGCCAGTTCAATTCAAACTACCTCAGTTGGTGGATTCAACAAACACAAGAGAAAATTAAAGTTTCTTTAAGGGCGGCTCAAAACCTCAAAATTACATATCTCCAAATTCAGTTCACTTAAATATGAACACACACTCCGAATCGCAAGCATCCACAGAAACagtaaatatacatatacatacatagacGGAAAGAGATAAAAAGAGACAAACCAAACAAATCTGATTAAGGCGATGGCGATGGCGATGATTACTAATTAGGAGAGCACCGTAAGAAGCAATGGCAGAACGAACTCTGAACTTGAAGGACCAAAATATCCCTCGCTCAACCTCTAGCCTAGTCCTTATACTAAATAGAATATACCTAAAAGGACCTAAAATACggtgaagtattgaaaatggtatataaaattaccattcattcatatattagCTTTAAAATGCGCTTTTCATCCACTTATTAActtcaaaatacccttgtcatccatctttgggttcaaaattaaaattaaaatctttaaatattttttaaaatacttgacgttcaactattggttataatttgatttattaatataatttataaaccaaaccactacccactcattactaactaaactcacccaattaataatccaattataatatcaaaatcttcataaacactactaaaacactatgaaattatagattcctgaaaatgacattcaaaattattcgagtccgaattgAAGCCCCAACttaatttaggttgagccgcttatttaggaggataCTTTCAATa comes from Solanum pennellii chromosome 1, SPENNV200 and encodes:
- the LOC107008040 gene encoding ER membrane protein complex subunit 6 — translated: MTGHDNSNGSTEKSTSGMDDLPTFNAENMQNNMKVILYSRTFMAIIGGVIAGILGLTSLTGFIFYFLVMAITSVALTAKAKFSIHSYFDSWNRVLLDGFFGGLMSFVLFWTFAYDIVHIF